GTATTGCTGGCGTGCATTTCGAAGTCATGCGCAGCGACGATCAGGCGATACGCACCGTGAAAATATTCCGCCCGCAAGGCGTGCTGCTGAGAAAACAAGGGTAGCAACGAAGTTGGGTTCATGGGCGGCTCGGGTTTCGCGTTGGGCTTCTGGTTGCATCAGCTTGCACCGTTTCCACCTCCGCGAATCACCTGCCGGGCCGCGTTAGCCGTTCGGCCAGCTTTTTCAGCGTTGCTAAGCGTTAGCCGTTCGGCCGAGTTGGAATGAGGTCCGCGGGAGGACAAGATCGGGGCATCCGTTCACCGAGCCATGTCCATGCCCTCCTTTCTCCCAGTTACGTTTTCGCGGCCTCCGCCGCAGCTAACCGCTCGCCCGGCCGATGCAATCCCTGACGCCGACAACGCACCCGCCGTTGCGTTGCTCACCGATACCCTGCGCGAAGCAGCTGCACGCGGCGCATCCGATATTCACGTCGAACCGGGCGAGCACGAGTGGCGTATCCGCTTGCGTATTGACGGTGCGTTGCACGTCTTTCTCAAACCGCCGCCGCATTTGCGTGACGCTTTCATCACGCGGATCAAAGTACTGGCGCGCATGGACATTGCCGAGCGGCGCGTGCCGCAGGACGGACGTTTGCGGTTGCCTCTGGCGAATGGGAATCCAGAGGACTATCGCGTGAATTCGCTGCCGGTCCTGTTTGGTGAAAAACTGGTGTTGCGCCGCCTGGAGTCACTGCCGGCGGATCTGTCGCTGGCGGCGTTGGGGCTTGCACCGGAGCAGCAGAAGGCTGTGGAAGCCGCGATCCACGCGCCGCACGGACTCGTGCTGGTCACTGGCCCCACCGGCAGCGGCAAGACCTTGTCGCTGTATTGCTTTTTGCAGATGCTGAACGCGGAGTCACGCAATGTCTGCTCCGTCGAAGATCCTGCCGAAATCCAGCTTGCCGGTATCAATCAGGTCAGTGTCCGTGACAAAGCCGGCCTCACTTTCGCGGTCGCGCTGCGCGCGTTCATGCGGCAAGATCCGGACGTGATCATGGTCGGCGAAATCCGCGACGCGGAAACCGCCGACGTTGCCGTGAAGGCCGCGCAAACGGGTCATCTCGTGCTCTCCACGCTGCATACCAACGACGCACCCGCAGCCATCGCACGATTGATCGATATTGGCATTGCGCCGTACAACCTGGCGTCGGCGCTGAGGCTTGTTACAGCGCAACGGCTGGTGCGACGGCTTTGTGACGCTTGTCGCTTGCCTTCAGACCTGGAGTTCGAGCCGGGCTTCAAACCGTTCGAGCCGCGTGGCTGCGTGGCATGTCATGGCATTGGCTATCGCGGCCGAGTGGGTGTGCATCAGCTGATGCCTGTCTCTGACACGTTGCGCGAACTGATCGTCACACGCACCGCCACGCACGCCATCACGCGACAGGCGCAAAGCGAGGGCATGCCGAGCCTGCGCGACGCCGCGTTCGCACGCGTACGCGAAGGCGTGACGAGCGTGGCGGAAGCCGCCGACGCCACGGAGCTGACATGAACATGAGCCAACCGCATTTCGATACGCGCTTTGGCTGGCGAGGCATTGACGCAAACGGCGCGGACAAACGCGGCAAGACGATCGCCTCCGATTCAACCCGTGCACGTGCTGCGCTAAAACGCGCTGGTGTCACGGTGCTGGAACTCACCACGCTCGGTTCGGCGCCGCCTCCCAAAGCCCGGGCGGCCGACGTCACGCTGTTCACGCGGCAACTCGCCGGCTTGCTACGCGCTGGCTTGCCGCTTGCGCCGTCGCTGGATCTCATCGCCGACACCCCTTCGCGCGGCGGCCTGCCGCGCATCGTCGGATCGGTCGCACGGGATATCACGCAGGGCATTGCATTCTCGGAAGCGCTCGCGCGTCATCCCGCCTGTTTCAACGCGCTGTATTGTCAGTTGGTTGCCGTCGGCGAAGTGGCCGGCGCGCTGCCGGTCGTGCTCGCGCGGCTCGCCGACGACCGCGAGCGAGCAGGGGCTCAACGGGCGAAACTACGGGCCGCGCTGACCTATCCGGTCGTGGTGCTGTTGTTGTCGCTTGCCATTACCGCAGGATTGCTGATTGGCGTGGTGCCGACGTTCAAGACCATCTTCGATGGTTTCGGCGCTAGATTGCCGGCGCCCACTTTGTTCGTGCTCGCGTTATCGGATGGCGTCGCGCGCTGGTGCGGACCGTTCGCGCTCTTTTGCGTGGTGTCCGGCATCGCGTTCAAGCGGCTTTTACAGCGCGTCCCCGCGGCTAGAAGCGCGTTTGACCGCGCCATGCTGAAGCTGCCGCTCGCCGGATCCCTCCTGCGCGCCTTGGCGGTGGCACGCTGGAGCCGCGCGCTCGGCACGTTACTGGCGGCGGGCACACCGTTGTCGGACGCATTCGATTCGTTGGCGAGCGCCACAGGCAACCGTATCTTCGATACCGCCACCGTCGAGATCGCCAAGCGGCTTCGGCATGGCGAGCGGCTCGCTGCCGCCATGCGTGCGGTCGGCTGCTTTCCGCCGGATGTGGTGCAGCCTATCGCTGTGGCCGAGGAGTCCGGTTCGCTCGACGCGATGCTGCTCGATCTCGCTACACTGGGCGACCGTCAGGTGGACGAACAGACCAGCGCATTCGCGAGCCTGTGCGAGCCGGTCGTGATCGTGGTACTCGGTGCGTTGGTGGGCGGTCTCGTCGTCGCCATGTATCTTCCGATCGTCCAACTCGGGAATGTGGTGTAGGTGGTGTAGGATCGCAGCCGAATTCAACCCAGGACAGTCATGCAGCCTTTGTATCAGGCGGAGTTTTCAGGCCGCTCTCTCGACGCTTACAGTTCCGCGTTCGGCGCTTTGCCGCTCGCGGCGCAGTATGGTTTCGCGATCGTCTTCGGGCTGGTAATCGGCAGCTTTCTGACGGTCGTCGTGCACCGCCTGCCGATCATGCTGGAGCGCGCATGGAAGGCGGAGAACGCTGTCGACAGTGAGGACGACGCGCATAAAAACGCGCCGCCCGCGCGCTATAACCTCGCGGTACCCCGTAGCGCCTGCCCGCATTGCGGCCACGTGTTGCGTGCGTGGGAAAATATTCCAGTCGTGAGTTACGTGCTGCTGCGCGGCCGTTGCGCGAAATGCAACGCGCACGTGAGCCCGCGTTATCCGCTGACCGAACTGGCTACCGCGCTGTTCGCCGCCCTCTCGCTGTTTGCGTTTGGACCCACGCAGATCGCGCTCGCGGCATTCGGCCTATGCGCGACGCTGCTGGCCGCCAGCTTGATCGACTTCGACACCCGCTATCTGCCCGACACGCTGACGTTACCGCTGCTGTGGGCCGGCCTGATCGTCAATCTCGGCGACGCCGCGTTCGTCCCGCTGCATGAAGCGGTGATCGGCGCCATCGCGGGTTATCTGTTTCTCTGGTGCGTGTATTGGCTGTTCAGGCTGGTACGCGGCGTGGAAGGTATGGGTTACGGCGATTTCAAGCTGCTCGGCGCGCTTGGCGCGTGGCTAGGCTGGCAAGCGCTGCCGCAAGTGGTGCTGGTGTCAGCGGTGGCGGGCG
This window of the Caballeronia sp. SBC1 genome carries:
- a CDS encoding ATPase, T2SS/T4P/T4SS family; this translates as MSMPSFLPVTFSRPPPQLTARPADAIPDADNAPAVALLTDTLREAAARGASDIHVEPGEHEWRIRLRIDGALHVFLKPPPHLRDAFITRIKVLARMDIAERRVPQDGRLRLPLANGNPEDYRVNSLPVLFGEKLVLRRLESLPADLSLAALGLAPEQQKAVEAAIHAPHGLVLVTGPTGSGKTLSLYCFLQMLNAESRNVCSVEDPAEIQLAGINQVSVRDKAGLTFAVALRAFMRQDPDVIMVGEIRDAETADVAVKAAQTGHLVLSTLHTNDAPAAIARLIDIGIAPYNLASALRLVTAQRLVRRLCDACRLPSDLEFEPGFKPFEPRGCVACHGIGYRGRVGVHQLMPVSDTLRELIVTRTATHAITRQAQSEGMPSLRDAAFARVREGVTSVAEAADATELT
- a CDS encoding type II secretion system F family protein, translating into MNMSQPHFDTRFGWRGIDANGADKRGKTIASDSTRARAALKRAGVTVLELTTLGSAPPPKARAADVTLFTRQLAGLLRAGLPLAPSLDLIADTPSRGGLPRIVGSVARDITQGIAFSEALARHPACFNALYCQLVAVGEVAGALPVVLARLADDRERAGAQRAKLRAALTYPVVVLLLSLAITAGLLIGVVPTFKTIFDGFGARLPAPTLFVLALSDGVARWCGPFALFCVVSGIAFKRLLQRVPAARSAFDRAMLKLPLAGSLLRALAVARWSRALGTLLAAGTPLSDAFDSLASATGNRIFDTATVEIAKRLRHGERLAAAMRAVGCFPPDVVQPIAVAEESGSLDAMLLDLATLGDRQVDEQTSAFASLCEPVVIVVLGALVGGLVVAMYLPIVQLGNVV
- a CDS encoding A24 family peptidase, whose product is MQPLYQAEFSGRSLDAYSSAFGALPLAAQYGFAIVFGLVIGSFLTVVVHRLPIMLERAWKAENAVDSEDDAHKNAPPARYNLAVPRSACPHCGHVLRAWENIPVVSYVLLRGRCAKCNAHVSPRYPLTELATALFAALSLFAFGPTQIALAAFGLCATLLAASLIDFDTRYLPDTLTLPLLWAGLIVNLGDAAFVPLHEAVIGAIAGYLFLWCVYWLFRLVRGVEGMGYGDFKLLGALGAWLGWQALPQVVLVSAVAGAIFGLAATGIGRMRFEEPLPFGPFLAAGGVITLFFGTPLYALFGG